From one Trifolium pratense cultivar HEN17-A07 linkage group LG1, ARS_RC_1.1, whole genome shotgun sequence genomic stretch:
- the LOC123902279 gene encoding triacylglycerol lipase SDP1-like has protein sequence MDHISNEATVDLFPIGPSGILGRTIAFRVLFCRSISHLRYQIFIGLLDVFRKFRKFWGPIISSLHPRNPQGILAIITILAFLLKRYSNVKVRAELAYRRKFWRNMMTTALTYEEWAHAAKMLDRMTPKMNESDFYDVELVRNKVEELRHRRQEGCLRDIIFCMRADLVRNLGNMCNPELHKGRLHVPRQIKEYIDEVSTQLRMVCHSDSEELALEEKLAFMHETRHAFGRTALLLSGGASLGAFHVGVVKTLVEHKLMPRIISGSSVGSIMCSVVATRSWPELQSFFEDSLHSLQFFDQMGGIFTIVKRVTTFGAVHEIRQLQIMLRHLTSNLTFQEAYDMTGRVLGITVCSPRKHEPPRCLNYLTSPHVVIWSAVTASCAFPGLFEAQELMAKDRSGDIVPYHPPFNLGPEEGSSQVRRWRDGSLEIDLPMMQLKELFNVNHFIVSQANPHIAPFLRLKEFIRAYGGNFAAKLAHLAEMEVKHRCNQILELGFPLGGLAKLFAQDWEGDVTVVMPATLAQYSKIIQNPSYVELQKAANQGRRCTWEKLSAIKANCGIELALDECVAILNHMRRLKRSAERAASASHNLPSTTVKFSASKRIPSWNVIARENSTGSLEDFLADAAASFNHCVSSSSGATGKNSKYYRSMHDASDSESESADLNTWTRSGGPLMRTTSADMFVDFVQNLEVGTELNRGTGTNFSPHDFQYHSPRFPTSDRFSENSESDQRENGNRVVMNGSSITVPEGDLLQPESILNGVVFNVVKKEDLTPSSRSDDYDSYNNDVAECVQIECPGKEMDDTASTPSENGDDESSTARSLTEL, from the exons ATGGATCATATAAGTAATGAAGCTACCGTTGATCTTTTTCCAATTGGCCCTTCAGGTATTCTTGGTCGAACAATTGCATTCAGGGTTCTTTTCTGTAGATCCATTTCACATTTAAGGTATCAGATTTTTATTGGGTTATTGGATGTGTTTCGTAAATTTAGGAAATTTTGGGGACCCATTATATCATCATTGCATCCTAGAAATCCTCAAGGGATATTAGCAATTATTACAATTCTTGCTTTTTTATTGAAACGTTATAGTAATGTTAAGGTAAGAGCTGAATTAGCATATAGGAGAAAATTTTGGAGGAATATGATGACAACTGCATTGACTTATGAGGAATGGGCTCATGCAGCTAAGATGCTTGATAGAATGACACCGAAGATGAATGAATCGGATTTTTATGATGTGGAATTGGTTAGGAATAAGGTTGAAGAATTACGACATCGTAGACAAGAGGGGTGTCTTAGAGATATTATATTTTGTATGAGAGCTGATCTTGTTAGAAATTTAGGTAATATGTGTAATCCTGAGCTTCATAAAGGTAGGCTTCATGTTCCTAGACAAATTAAGGAGTATATTGATGAAGTGTCGACTCAGTTGAGAATGGTTTGTCACTCTGATTCCGAGGAGCTTGCTTTGGAAGAAAAACTTGCTTTCATGCATGAAACTAGACATGCGTTTGGGAGGACTGCTTTGTTGTTAAGTGGGGGTGCTTCTCTTGGAGCTTTTCATGTGGGTGTTGTTAAAACACTTGTTGAACATAAGCTTATGCCTAGGATAATTTCTGGTTCAAGTGTAGGATCTATTATGTGCTCTGTTGTTGCCACTAGGTCTTGGCCTGAGCTTCAAAGCTTTTTTGAGGATTCGTTGCACTCTTTACAGTTTTTTGATCAAATGGGTGGGATTTTTACGATTGTGAAGAGGGTCACAACTTTTGGTGCAGTTCATGAGATCAGACAGTTGCAGATTATGTTGAGGCATTTAACAAGCAATCTTACATTTCAAGAGGCTTACGACATGACAGGCCGGGTACTTGGGATTACAGTTTGCTCTCCGAGAAAGCATGAACCGCCTAGATGTCTTAACTACTTGACTTCACCCCATGTTGTTATATGGAGTGCAGTCACAGCTTCTTGTGCCTTTCCTGGCCTTTTTGAGGCCCAGGAATTGATGGCAAAGGATAGAAGTGGAGATATTGTTCCTTACCATCCTCCATTTAATTTGGGTCCTGAAGAGGGTTCCTCACAAGTGCGCCGTTGGAGGGATGGTAGCTTGGAGATTGATCTACCTATGATGCAGTTGAAAGAGTTGTTCAATGTCAATCATTTTATTGTTAGTCAGGCCAATCCTCATATTGCACCATTCTTGAGATTGAAAGAATTCATACGAGCTTATGGAGGTAATTTTGCTGCCAAG CTTGCTCATCTGGCAGAGATGGAAGTGAAACATCGATGCAATCAAATACTGGAACTTGGTTTTCCATTAGGTGGGCTTGCTAAGCTGTTTGCTCAAGACTGGGAGGGTGATGTTACAGTTGTTATGCCTGCTACTCTTGCTCAG TACTCAAAAATTATCCAGAACCCTTCATACGTGGAGCTTCAAAAGGCAGCTAACCAAGGGAGAAGATGCACTTGGGAGAAGCTTTCAGCCATCAAAGCTAATTGTGGAATTGAGCTTGCTCTAGATGAGTGTGTTGCAATTCTCAATCATATGAGAAGACTCAAAAGAAGTGCCGAGAGAGCTGCTTCTGCTTCTCATAATCTACCCAGTACTACTGTCAAGTTCAGTGCTTCAAAAAGAATTCCATCATGGAATGTCATTGCGCGAGAGAATTCTACAGGATCTCTTGAAGACTTTCTTGCAGACGCTGCTGCTTCATTTAATCATTGTGTCAGTAGTTCCAGTGGAGCCACTGGTAAAAATTCCAAGTATTACCGCAGCATGCATGATGCAAGTGACAGTGAATCCGAAAGTGCTGACTTGAATACTTGGACCAGATCTGGTGGTCCTTTGATGAGAACTACTTCAGCAGATATGTTCGTCGACTTTGTCCAAAACTTAGAAGTTGGTACTGAACTAAATAGAGGAACGGGAACTAATTTTAGCCCTCATGATTTTCAGTACCACAGTCCCAGATTCCCAACATCGGATAGATTCTCTGAGAACTCAGAATCTGATCAGAGAGAAAATGGCAACAGGGTTGTCATGAATGGATCTAGCATAACGGTACCTGAAGGTGATCTTTTGCAGCCCGAAAGTATACTTAATGGAGTTGTGTTTAATGTTGTCAAGAAAGAAGACTTGACACCTTCAAGTAGGAGTGATGATTATGATAGCTATAACAATGATGTTGCTGAGTGTGTCCAAATTGAATGTCCAGGGAAGGAGATGGATGACACTGCTAGCACACCTTCCGAAAACGGAGATGACGAATCTTCAACAGCTAGGAGCCTAACTGAATTGTGA
- the LOC123902284 gene encoding 2-oxoglutarate-dependent dioxygenase AOP3-like, whose translation MKSKTQSQLPLIDLTDENLKLGSNNWLSTCQVMRSAFEDHGGFMALYDKVDSKTNNSMYSAIQQFFDLSIETKQRKTTEKPIFSYSGQHPQIPLFESLGIWNPLSIDDCQKYTNIMWPQGNDHFCGSVNSYAMELVELDHIVKRMIFDSYGLESKKVETLLESTDYVVRGFKYRTPQVGESNLGVAPHADASFITILNQKVEGLEVKLKNGDWCEVGASPSLFLVMAGDALTVWSNDRIPACAHRVFINSKIERYSTGILSYAAKIIEPQEELVDEEEHPLRYKPFDHYGYLRFFLTEEALKCDSRIKTYCGI comes from the exons ATGAAATCCAAGACACAATCTCAACTACCACTAATAGACTTAACTGATGAAAATCTAAAGCTTGGTAGTAATAATTGGCTTTCAACTTGTCAAGTTATGCGTAGTGCATTTGAGGATCATGGTGGTTTCATGGCACTATATGATAAAGTTGATTCAAAGACAAATAATTCTATGTACTCTGCAATTCAACAATTTTTTGATCTCTctatagaaacaaaacaaaggaAGACCACTGAAAAACCTATCTTTAGCTACTCTGGTCAACATCCTCAGATTCCTTTATTTGAATCTTTGGGTATTTGGAACCCACTCAGTATAGATGATTgtcaaaaatatacaaatattatGTGGCCACAAGGAAATGATCATTTCTG TGGGAGTGTTAATTCCTATGCAATGGAGCTAGTGGAATTGGATCATATTGTGAAGAGAATGATATTTGATAGCTATGGATTAGAGAGTAAGAAAGTTGAGACATTACTTGAATCAACAGATTATGTGGTTAGAGGATTCAAATACAGAACACCTCAAGTGGGTGAGAGTAACTTGGGAGTGGCTCCACATGCTGATGCATCTTTCATAACAATATTGAATCAGAAGGTAGAAGGATTAGAAGTCAAATTGAAGAATGGGGATTGGTGTGAGGTTGGTGCCTCTCCTTCTTTGTTTTTGGTCATGGCTGGTGATGCATTGACG GTTTGGAGTAATGATAGAATACCAGCTTGTGCACATAGAGTCTTCATTAATTCAAAGATTGAAAGGTATTCCACGGGAATACTTTCATATGCTGCTAAGATAATTGAACCACAAGAGGAGTTAGTTGATGAAGAGGAACACCCTTTACGTTATAAACCATTTGATCATTATGGTTACTTACGTTTCTTTCTCACAGAAGAAGCCTTAAAATGTGATTCTCGAATCAAGACATATTGTGGTATTTGA
- the LOC123902278 gene encoding uncharacterized protein LOC123902278, which produces MDYLISTVEKVSGYAFELIRRQASYLIFYKRNFDTLETNVEGLKNERERILHLIDEERRNGKLIERDVENWLEKVNEVIERANKLQNDPRRANVRCFTNLILRHKLSRNATKIDKDVQAQEKGKFDRVGYRPPLDDDIAATSSSTEDCENYETRKSLKNDIVKALGDLSSCNIGVYGLGGVGKTTLVEELIKLIANQHKLFHKVVITHVSKNPDIKTIQGEIADLLGLQFNEETILGRAHRLRQRIKMEKSILVILDDIWTVLDLKKVGIPFGNEHNGCKLLMTCRNQDVLLQMDVPKDFTFKLELMSENETWSLFQLEVGDVIKDHNLKDTAYQIAQKCEGLPLMVVTVARAMRNKRDVQSWEYALTKLQSNDDNNDGIGMEPKTYSALELSYESLESDEMRDLFLLFALLLGNDAKYFLQLAKGLGMLKHSNTMADARNKLHTIIKSLEATCLLEVKTGGKIQMHDFVRDFATSKARRDKHVFIRKQSNDDWATKDFLKRCTQMVVDTIPTDMFPQTFDCPNIKFFCLTCLNRSLEVPDNFFEHMGSLTVLDLTRFNFSSLPISFWFLTNLQTLCLDSCILENMDAIEGLKNLQILRIWKSSMIKLPSAIGKLTQLRMLDLSDSGIEVFPSNILSSLIKLEELYMGNTSINWEDVNSMVKNEKVSIAELHKLPNLTSLELQIRETCMLPRNMRLMFEKLKRFKIAIGDVWEWADIKDETLKTLMLKLDTNIHLQYEIKALIKGVENLYLDDVDGIQNLLYNLSADGFPLLKHLLVQNNANMKHIVNSKERNQIHVSFPILETLVLHNLKNLEHICHGPLSITSFGSLSVIKVKNCVQLKYLFSFTMAKGLPKLSKIEVFHCNSMKEIVLGDNNSSANNDITNEKIEFPLLCSLTLEYLETLDNFFSCYLTHSKTKQNHQGLEPYVSTPFFNAQVAFPNLHTLKLSSLLNLSKIWDDNNHSMYNLTSLIVDNCVGLKYLFSSSLVASFKNLTNLEISNCPVMEEIISKDERDIALKEVHFCKLEKIILKSMDKLKTIWHHEFETLKMLQVNKCSKIVVVFPSSMQKSYNKLEMLEVTDCGLVEEIFELIRFKESSSIEEDTTTHLKEISIDELPKLKKIWSVDPQGILSFQNLMNVQVNSCASLEYLLPLSVAIHCSLLSKLDIKYCGNMKEIVAEEKESSSVNASPIFEFNQLSTLILCNLFRLKGFFAKNHTLACPSLNIIDVYSCPKLILYRTLSTRSSKNIRDDKVSVSTQQPLFIVEEVIPNLEEWTIDGEEANMILQVQNSSGLFTKITSLELCYFRNDDTVLFHHSLLENVPNLESLFVTQCYFKKIFQDEGRTHTQIKVLSLSSLPNLEHICKGGSQIEFLQFLWVNNCSSLINLLPYSATFSHLVHMEIICCNGLKYLLTSPTTTQSLVKLSTLKIKECNSLEEIIVTGGEENIHITFISLKILMLECLPSLNRFGSSKCFFKFPLLEVVVVRECPRMNVFSEGYTSTPYLQKVQIAENDQQWFWRGNLNDTISNMFEDKVAFSMFKYLALSDYPELKDLWYGELDRNVFCNLKHLVVKKCDFLSHVLFPSNVMQVLYGLEELEVTDCDSLEAVFDVEGMKSKDTLVKKQSTQLKKLTLSSLPKLKHIWNEDPHEIINFGNLCTLKVSTCQSLSYIFSLPLCEDLQHLEMLQIELCEIEQIVAMEEGSMVHSFNFPKLIELKLFNLTKLTSFYRGKYTLDCPSLKDLDVFRCGAFNHLDLFSIEKLSRNLEKLTINDTNLLEISNQENIFQKVEILTLEYCLDVTPTNFLNEYSHSIFPNLDTLKVYLSSFETLFPTTTSYLSMQILKQNKKTFHWTILCYKICMNYL; this is translated from the exons ATGGATTATCTAATTTCTACTGTTGAAAAAGTTTCTGGTTATGCCTTTGAGCTTATTAGACGTCAAGCAAGttacttaatattttataaacgCAATTTCGATACGTTAGAGACTAATGTTGAAGGCCTTAAGAATGAACGAGAAAGAATCCTCCATTTGATTGATGAAGAAAGGCGAAATGGTAAACTAATCGAGAGAGATGTGGAGAACTGGTTGGAGAAAGTGAACGAGGTTATTGAAAGGGCAAATAAACTTCAAAATGATCCTCGTCGTGCCAATGTCAGGTGCTTTACCAATTTGATTTTGCGTCATAAACTAAGTAGAAATGCCACAAAAATTGATAAAGATGTTCAAGCTCAAGAAAAAGGGAAGTTTGATCGAGTTGGTTACCGTCCCCCCTTAGATGATGACATAGCAGCCACCTCTTCTTCTACAGAAGATTGTGAAAACTACGAGACAAGGAAGTCACTTAAGAATGATATTGTGAAAGCTCTAGGAGATCTTAGTTCATGCAACATTGGGGTCTATGGTTTGGGTGGGGTGGGTAAGACCACTCTGGTTGAAGAACTTATTAAGCTAATAGCAAACCAACATAAGTTGTTCCATAAAGTGGTTATAACACATGTATCCAAAAATCCAGACATTAAAACAATTCAAGGGGAGATTGCGGATTTGTTGGGTTTACAATTTAATGAGGAGACTATTCTTGGCAGAGCACATCGCCTAAGACAAAGAATTAAGATGGAGAAAAGTATCCTTGTCATTCTAGATGATATATGGACCGTGCTTGATTTGAAGAAAGTGGGAATCCCATTTGGTAATGAACATAATGGATGCAAATTATTGATGACATGTAGAAATCAAGATGTTTTGCTACAAATGGATGTTCCAAAGGATTTCACTTTTAAACTTGAACTTATGAGTGAAAACGAGACATGGAGCTTGTTTCAGCTTGAGGTTGGGGATGTGATTAAAGATCACAATTTGAAAGATACAGCATATCAAATTGCCCAAAAATGTGAAGGTTTACCTCTTATGGTAGTGACAGTGGCACGTGCAATGAGAAATAAGAGGGATGTCCAATCTTGGGAATATGCATTAACAAAATTACAAAGTAATGATGATAATAATGATGGTATAGGGATGGAACCAAAGACTTATTCTGCTTTGGAACTAAGTTATGAATCATTGGAAAGTGATGAAATGAGGGATCTCTTCTTACTTTTTGCATTACTATTAGGTAATGATGCAAAGTACTTTCTGCAACTTGCAAAGGGTTTAGGCATGTTAAAGCATTCTAATACCATGGCTGATGCAAGAAATAAACTTCACACAATAATCAAATCTTTGGAGGCGACTTGTTTGCTTGAAGTTAAAACAGGAGGAAAGATCCAAATGCACGACTTCGTTCGTGATTTTGCTACCTCTAAAGCACGCAGGGACAAACATGTATTTATAAGAAAACAATCAAATGATGATTGGGCAACCAAGGATTTTTTAAAAAGGTGCACGCAGATGGTCGTAGATACCATTCCTACCGACATGTTTCCTCAAACGTTTGATTGCCCAAACATCAAGTTTTTCTGTTTGACATGTTTGAACCGTTCTTTAGAAGTCCCTGATAATTTTTTTGAGCATATGGGAAGCCTTACGGTGCTAGATTTAACACGCTTTAACTTTTCTTCATTACCCATCTCATTTTGGTTCCTAACAAACCTTCAAACATTGTGTTTGGATTCTTGCATTTTGGAAAATATGGATGCTATAGAAggtttaaaaaatttacaaattcTTCGCATCTGGAAATCTTCAATGATTAAGTTGCCAAGTGCAATAGGGAAATTAACTCAATTGAGAATGCTTGATTTGAGTGATTCAGGAATAGAAGTATTCCCATCCAACATCTTATCTAGCTTGATTAAACTAGAAGAGTTGTACATGGGCAATACCTCTATTAATTGGGAAGATGTGAATTCAAtggttaaaaatgaaaaagttagCATTGCTGAACTTCATAAACTACCCAACTTAACTTCTCTAGAATTACAAATTCGTGAGACTTGCATGTTGCCAAGGAACATGCGATTGATGTTTGAGAAGCTGAAACGCTTTAAAATAGCTATTGGAGATGTATGGGAATGGGCTGACATTAAGGATGAAACCTTAAAAACATTGATGCTCAAACTTGATACTAACATACATTTGCAGTACGAAATTAAAGCATTGATTAAAGGTGTTGAGAATTTGTACTTGGATGATGTTGATGGAATTCAAAATTTGCTTTATAACCTAAGTGCGGACGGATTTCCTTTGCTGAAACATCTCCTCGTCCAAAATAATGCAAACATGAAGCACATTGTTAACTCAAAAGAGAGAAATCAAATCCATGTGTCCTTTCCCATCTTGGAAACACTAGTACTTCACAATCTTAAAAACTTGGAGCATATATGTCATGGTCCACTTTCAATTACTTCTTTTGGAAGTCTTAGTGTTATCAAAGTCAAAAATTGTGTCCAATTGAAATATCTTTTCTCCTTTACAATGGCTAAAGGACTTCCCAAACTTTCTAAGATTGAAGTTTTTCATTGCAATTCGATGAAAGAGATAGTGCTCGGAGACAACAATTCAAGTGCAAATAATGATATAACCAACGAAAAAATTGAGTTTCCTCTATTATGTTCTTTGACTTTAGAATATTTGGAGACACTTGATAATTTCTTCTCTTGTTATTTGACACATTCCAAAACTAAGCAAAATCATCAAGGCTTGGAGCCTTATGTTTCTACACCATTTTTCAATGCCCAg GTTGCTTTTCCTAATTTGCATACTCTTAAATTGAGCTCACTTCTCAATTTGAGTAAAATTTGGGATGACAACAATCATTCTATGTACAACTTGACTAGTTTGATTGTGGATAATTGTGTTGGATTGAAATACTTATTCTCCTCCTCTTTAGTTGCAAGTTTTAAGAACCTCACAAACCTTGAAATAAGTAATTGTCCTGTGATGGAGGAGATAATATCTAAAGATGAGAGGGACATTGCATTGAAAGAG GTTCATTTTTGCAAATTAGAGAAAATCATATTGAAGAGCATGGACAAGTTGAAGACAATATGGCACCATGAATTTGAAACATTGAAGATGTTGCAAGTGAACAAGTGTAGTAAGATTGTGGTGGTTTTTCCCTCTTCAATGCAAaaatcatataataagctaGAGATGTTGGAGGTTACAGATTGTGGTTTAGTGGAAGAAATATTTGAATTGATCCGCTTCAAAGAAAGTAGCAGCATAGAAGAAGATACAACAACCCATTTAAAAGAAATTAGTATAGATGAATTGCCAAAGCTAAAAAAGATATGGAGTGTGGATCCTCAAGGAATTCTTAGTTTTCAAAATCTAATGAATGTACAAGTAAATAGTTGTGCTAGCTTGGAATATCTATTACCACTTTCAGTAGCCATTCATTGTTCACTTCTCAGCAAACTTGATATAAAATATTGTGGAAACATGAAGGAAATTGTTGCGGAGGAGAAAGAATCTAGCAGCGTGAATGCATCTCCTATATTTGAGTTTAATCAACTGAGTACTTTAATACTTTGCAACTTATTTAGACTCAAGGGTTTCTTTGCTAAAAACCATACCCTAGCATGTCCATCATTGAATATAATTGATGTTTACAGTTGTCCAAAGTTGATCTTGTATAGAACTCTGTCTACAAGAAGCTCCAAAAATATTCGAGATGACAAAGTCTCTGTTTCAACGCAACAACCACTTTTCATTGTCGAAGAG GTGATTCCAAATTTGGAGGAATGGACAATAGATGGTGAGGAAGCTAACATGATATTGCAAGTCCAAAATTCAAGTGGCCTATTCACAAAAATAACATCTCTTGAGTTGTGTTATTTTAGGAATGACGATACAGTATTATTTCATCATTCCTTACTTGAAAATGTGCCCAATCTTGAGTCACTATTTGTTACACAATGTTACTTCAAGAAGATATTCCAAGATGAAGGGAGGACTCACACACAAATCAAAGTGTTGTCATTAAGTTCATTACCTAACCTCGAACATATTTGCAAGGGAGGATCCCAAATTGAGTTCCTTCAATTCTTATGGGTTAACAACTGTTCtagtttgataaatttattGCCCTACTCTGCCACCTTCAGTCATCTGGTACATATGGAGATAATATGTTGCAATGggttaaaatatttattgacaTCTCCAACAACGACTCAAAGTTTGGTCAAACTCTCCACACTGAAGATAAAAGAATGTAATTCACTTGAAGAAATAATAGTTACTGGAGGAGAGGAAAACATTCACATTACatttattagtttaaaaatattgatGTTGGAATGTTTGCCTAGCCTCAACAGATTTGGCTCTAGTAAGTGCTTCTTCAAATTTCCGTTGCTGGAAGTAGTAGTTGTGAGAGAATGTCCTCGCATGAATGTTTTTTCTGAAGGATATACAAGTACACCATATCTTCAAAAAGTTCAAATTGCAGAAAATGATCAACAGTGGTTTTGGAGGGGAAACCTAAATGATACAATAAGCAACATGTTTGAAGATAAG GTTGCATTTTCTATGTTCAAATATTTGGCCTTATCCGACTACCCTGAGTTGAAGGATTTGTGGTATGGTGAACTCGATCGAAATGTATTTTGCAATTTGAAACATCTAGTGGTGAagaaatgtgattttttatcaCATGTACTTTTTCCATCAAATGTAATGCAAGTGCTGTATGGATTGGAAGAACTTGAAGTAACAGATTGTGATTCATTAGAAGCTGTGTTTGATGTGGAAGGTATGAAGTCTAAAGACACATTGGTAAAAAAACAAAGCACCCAATTGAAAAAATTGACTTTGTCTAGTTTACCAAAATTGAAGCACATATGGAATGAGGATCCTCATGAAATTATAAACTTTGGAAACTTATGCACGCTGAAAGTTTCTACTTGCCAAAGTTTGtcatatatattttcattgCCACTGTGTGAAGATCTTCAACATCTTGAAATGCTTCAGATAGAGCTTTGTGAAATTGAGCAAATTGTAGCAATGGAAGAAGGATCAATGGTACATAGCTTTAATTTTCCtaaattgattgaattgaaACTGTTTAATTTGACAAAGCTTACGAGCTTCTATCGTGGAAAGTATACTTTAGACTGCCCTTCATTAAAGGATTTGGATGTATTTCGCTGTGGTGCCTTCAACCATTTGGACTTGTTTTCTATTGAAAAG TTGAGTCGTAACTTGGAGAAATTGACAATAAATGACACAAATTTGTTGGAGATTTCGAATCAAGAAAATATCTTTCAAAAAGTTGAAATTCTTACTTTAGAATATTGCTTGGATGTAACTCCTACAAATTTTCTGAATGAATATTCTCACTCAA